One region of Yersinia bercovieri ATCC 43970 genomic DNA includes:
- a CDS encoding fimbrial protein: protein MKNSVLISRVSAAVVLVLSGSLAFAENMTFSGTLINPPPCIISGGNTIDVPFGENLGVNKINGINYTQNVPYTVTCDTPAGGSELGLTIISGSVTTFDPAAIQTDTPDLGIRILKNGTAFTLNTRVPYDKNNPPVLQAVPVQAPGATLTEGAFAATATLLVDYQ, encoded by the coding sequence ATGAAAAACAGCGTATTGATATCGCGCGTTTCTGCTGCGGTGGTTTTGGTTCTGAGTGGCTCGCTGGCATTTGCCGAGAATATGACGTTCTCGGGCACATTAATTAATCCCCCACCTTGCATTATTAGTGGTGGCAACACCATTGATGTGCCTTTCGGGGAAAATCTGGGGGTGAACAAAATTAATGGCATCAATTATACCCAGAATGTGCCCTACACCGTCACCTGTGATACGCCGGCCGGTGGTTCGGAATTGGGTCTGACGATTATTAGCGGTTCTGTGACCACATTTGATCCTGCCGCGATCCAAACTGATACCCCGGATCTGGGTATTCGAATACTGAAAAATGGCACCGCTTTTACACTGAATACACGTGTTCCATATGACAAAAATAACCCGCCGGTACTTCAGGCAGTACCGGTCCAGGCACCGGGTGCGACATTAACTGAAGGGGCCTTTGCCGCCACCGCCACACTATTAGTGGATTATCAATAG
- a CDS encoding fimbrial protein, with protein sequence MANFNLLMRPERIIFSILMLNIVWAMPTWAADNMRFHGALVAEPCTIRPGDEAIALNFGTVVDKYLYSNQRTLGKQFQIHLVDCDISLGNTAKIMFTGNNNLKLPGLLSVTDADMGIGIGIETLAGRPLPLDQASEDISLNADSNIITLKAYVQGEPDAITQRTIKRGEFNAVATFSLQYY encoded by the coding sequence ATGGCTAATTTTAATCTGTTGATGCGCCCTGAACGAATTATATTCAGCATTCTGATGCTGAATATTGTCTGGGCGATGCCAACATGGGCCGCTGATAATATGCGTTTTCACGGTGCATTAGTCGCGGAGCCTTGCACAATACGCCCTGGTGACGAAGCTATTGCGTTGAATTTTGGCACGGTGGTCGATAAATATCTGTATTCGAATCAACGTACTTTAGGTAAGCAATTTCAAATTCATCTGGTCGATTGTGATATCAGTTTGGGTAATACCGCCAAGATAATGTTTACCGGTAACAATAATCTTAAATTACCGGGGTTATTGTCGGTTACTGATGCTGATATGGGAATAGGTATTGGTATCGAAACATTGGCGGGTAGACCCCTACCTCTAGACCAGGCCAGTGAAGATATTTCACTAAACGCGGATAGCAATATTATTACTCTGAAAGCTTATGTTCAGGGTGAGCCAGATGCCATTACCCAGCGCACGATTAAGCGCGGTGAGTTTAATGCAGTTGCTACATTTAGCTTGCAATACTATTGA
- a CDS encoding exotoxin, whose protein sequence is MRSNTGYCWLIACVLFLLPLYSQASAWVSTQTRVGTQYQGTFAWPTEEMQGVLCTAASCSVAICHYSTAANAEICGNPSNALTRVIVSQGATAEMMRAAFVAKNGVSGSWGTVTPDPLRAVGSCFGVMYWQGSNDGNLTGRVIPGSYCGAVPPTPETCEVTGDVYINHGSLNQQSVDGAIKTEPLIINCTARTSVILTLVGGKSINLGQNGNLTSTLKVSGQDLSSGVTVTAAVGNTPFLIESTLHAPALPDAGTFSGSGVVIMSYL, encoded by the coding sequence ATGCGATCGAATACTGGATATTGCTGGCTAATAGCTTGCGTGCTGTTCTTATTGCCGCTCTATAGCCAGGCCAGTGCCTGGGTTTCTACCCAAACAAGAGTGGGAACCCAATATCAGGGGACATTCGCCTGGCCGACTGAGGAGATGCAGGGGGTACTTTGTACGGCTGCATCTTGTTCTGTGGCGATATGTCACTACTCGACAGCGGCGAATGCTGAAATATGTGGTAACCCATCCAATGCCCTGACCCGGGTTATTGTTTCGCAGGGGGCGACTGCGGAGATGATGAGAGCAGCTTTTGTGGCTAAAAATGGAGTATCAGGAAGTTGGGGCACCGTGACACCTGATCCATTACGTGCTGTTGGCAGCTGCTTTGGTGTGATGTATTGGCAAGGATCTAATGATGGAAATCTCACCGGTAGAGTCATTCCCGGCTCCTACTGCGGCGCGGTTCCACCAACACCTGAGACCTGTGAAGTCACCGGTGATGTCTATATCAATCATGGTTCGCTTAATCAGCAATCTGTTGATGGTGCAATAAAAACTGAGCCATTGATTATCAACTGCACCGCCAGAACATCAGTGATATTGACACTGGTGGGTGGCAAAAGTATCAATCTTGGACAAAATGGGAATTTGACCTCGACATTGAAAGTGTCGGGGCAAGACCTGTCCAGCGGTGTCACGGTAACCGCTGCGGTGGGAAACACCCCTTTCCTGATTGAATCAACACTTCATGCGCCAGCATTACCTGACGCGGGCACATTTAGCGGAAGTGGAGTGGTGATTATGTCATACCTCTAA
- a CDS encoding DUF4762 family protein has translation MKKMNLADANTIVGGTGTTCKDTFEWLTGSTTLTCQAITTCTDKHGKVVSRTVAPSNVANCK, from the coding sequence ATGAAAAAAATGAACCTGGCTGATGCCAATACAATCGTTGGCGGTACTGGGACTACTTGTAAAGATACTTTTGAGTGGTTGACTGGTAGCACCACTTTAACTTGTCAGGCAATCACGACTTGTACTGACAAACACGGTAAAGTTGTTAGCCGTACAGTTGCACCTTCTAATGTTGCTAACTGCAAATAA